In one window of Helianthus annuus cultivar XRQ/B chromosome 17, HanXRQr2.0-SUNRISE, whole genome shotgun sequence DNA:
- the LOC110926454 gene encoding F-box/LRR-repeat MAX2 homolog A, whose amino-acid sequence MNEMRSINELPDVILLNIIAAISDVRSRNSAALVSKKWLCVERSTRSSLTLRGNARDLFMLPSCFRSVTHLDLSLLSPWGHPLLSSSSPPDPALFAQLLRHSFPHLHSLILYSRNPTAIHLLAPHWPTLTHIKLVRWHQRPPHLPPAADILPIFQYCTQTTSLDLSSFYCWTDDIPPAFKAYPKVAQNLTSLNLLNPSFPEGFRAQEVEEITKACPNLKNLFIACMFDPRYIGFVGDETLISIAVNCPKLSVLYLADPSALLNARVDPESIDFTQDDASITVATLIEMFSGLPLLEELTFDVCCNIRNSGPALEALNSKCPRLNSLKLGNFHGISMPVDSKLDGLALCQRLESLSIRNVADLTDMGLIAIARGCCNLSKFEVQGCKNITVRGMRTFVCLLSRTLVEVKISCCKNLGARSSQKALEPIRDRIQKLHIDCVWGDVDDLDGVEIEHHYDDELGNKRKKQKLDFDLNGFEAQTWEKLEHLSLWFSVGELLTPLLPSGLEDCPSLEEICIKVEGDCRHFSKPAEREFGLRCLGLYPKLSKMKLDCGEIIGYAHTAPSGQMDLSLWERFYLYGIGDLSLVELDYWPPQDRDVNQRSLSLPAAGLLQECLMLRKLFIHGTAHEHFLMFLLRIPNLRDVQLREDYYPAPENDMSTEMRADSCSRFEDALNRRQIED is encoded by the coding sequence ATGAATGAAATGAGGAGCATCAACGAGTTGCCGGACGTGATCCTGTTGAACATAATCGCCGCCATCTCGGACGTCCGGTCCCGCAACTCGGCCGCCTTAGTCTCCAAAAAATGGCTGTGCGTGGAGCGATCCACCCGCTCCTCCCTCACCCTCCGCGGCAACGCCCGCGACCTCTTCATGCTCCCCTCCTGCTTCCGCTCCGTCACCCACCTCGACCTCTCTCTCCTCTCCCCCTGGGGCCACCCCCTCCTCTCCTCCTCCTCCCCCCCTGATCCCGCCCTCTTCGCCCAACTCCTCCGCCACTCCTTCCCTCACCTCCACTCTCTCATCCTCTACTCCCGCAACCCCACCGCTATTCACCTTTTAGCCCCTCACTGGCCCACCCTCACTCACATCAAGCTTGTTCGCTGGCACCAACGCCCGCCCCACCTGCCTCCTGCTGCCGATATTCTTCCCATTTTTCAATACTGTACACAAACCACCTCCCTCGATCTCTCTTCTTTTTATTGCTGGACGGATGATATTCCTCCGGCTTTCAAAGCTTATCCCAAGGTTGCCCAGAACCTTACGTCTTTGAATCTGCTTAATCCCTCCTTTCCCGAAGGCTTTAGAGCTCAGGAAGTGGAGGAAATCACCAAAGCCTGTCCTAATTTGAAGAACCTCTTCATTGCCTGTATGTTCGATCCTAGATACATCGGCTTTGTGGGAGATGAAACCCTAATTTCGATTGCCGTGAATTGCCCCAAGTTGTCGGTGCTTTATCTCGCGGATCCGTCGGCTTTGTTGAATGCTAGGGTGGATCCGGAATCCATCGATTTTACCCAGGATGATGCGAGTATTACGGTTGCCACCTTGATTGAGATGTTTTCAGGGCTGCCCTTGCTGGAAGAGCTTACATTTGATGTTTGTTGTAATATCAGGAACAGTGGTCCTGCTTTGGAGGCTTTGAACTCCAAATGCCCTAGGTTGAACTCTTTGAAGCTTGGAAATTTTCATGGGATTTCCATGCCCGTTGACTCCAAGTTAGATGGGTTGGCTTTGTGTCAACGGCTTGAGTCGCTATCGATTAGAAATGTAGCGGATTTGACGGATATGGGGTTGATTGCGATCGCGAGAGGGTGTTGTAACTTGTCAAAATTTGAAGTTCAAGGGTGCAAGAACATTACTGTTAGGGGAATGAGGACGTTTGTTTGTTTGCTAAGTCGAACTTTAGTTGAGGTGAAGATCTCATGTTGTAAGAATCTAGGTGCGCGGTCGTCTCAGAAAGCATTGGAGCCGATCCGGGATCGGATTCAGAAACTTCACATTGATTGCGTGTGGGGTGACGTTGATGATCTTGATGGGGTTGAAATCGAACACCATTATGACGATGAGTTGGGTAACAAGAGGAAGAAACAAAAGCTTGATTTTGATCTAAACGGATTTGAAGCTCAAACATGGGAGAAACTGGAGCATCTATCGCTCTGGTTTTCAGTTGGTGAGCTTTTGACACCGTTGTTACCATCAGGGCTGGAAGATTGCCCCAGTCTTGAAGAAATCTGCATCAAAGTGGAAGGAGATTGCAGACACTTTTCAAAACCTGCAGAGCGGGAATTCGGATTGAGATGTTTGGGACTGTACCCAAAACTATCGAAGATGAAACTTGATTGTGGTGAGATCATTGGGTACGCGCACACTGCGCCGTCGGGTCAGATGGATCTGAGTTTATGGGAACGGTTTTATTTGTATGGAATTGGGGATTTGAGTCTGGTTGAACTGGATTACTGGCCGCCGCAAGATAGAGATGTGAACCAGAGGAGTCTGTCATTACCTGCAGCCGGGTTGCTGCAAGAATGTCTAATGCTGCGGAAACTCTTCATTCATGGTACGGCTCATGAACACTTTTTGATGTTTCTTTTGAGGATTCCGAATCTGAGAGATGTTCAGCTTAGAGAAGATTATTATCCTGCACCCGAGAACGATATGAGTACTGAAATGAGAGCGGATTCGTGTAGTAGGTTTGAAGACGCTTTGAATAGGCGTCAGATTGAAGACTGA